A genomic window from Glycine max cultivar Williams 82 chromosome 17, Glycine_max_v4.0, whole genome shotgun sequence includes:
- the LOC100800559 gene encoding calcium-dependent protein kinase 10 — MGNCNACVRVDDVADSNRGKNKNNKKTKPNPYAEEEIRSGVPIRVLKDVTSRSLIGDKYVIGRELGRGEFGITYLCTDRETKQELACKSISKRKLRTAIDVEDVRREVAIMSTLPEHANVVKLKATYEDEENVHLVMELCAGGELFDRIVARGHYSERAAAYVARTIAEVVRMCHANGVMHRDLKPENFLFANKKENSVLKAIDFGLSVFFKPGERFSEIVGSPYYMAPEVLKRNYGPEVDVWSAGVILYILLCGVPPFWSEDERGVALAILRGVIDFKREPWPQISDSAKSLVRQMLEPDPKKRLTAEQVLEHSWLQNAKKASNVPLGDIVRTRLKQFSVMNRFKKRALRVIAEHLSVEEVEIIKDMFTLMDTDKDGKVTYEELKVGLRKVGSQLAEPEIKMLMEVADVDGNGVLDYGEFVAVTIHLQRMENDEHFRKAFMYFDKDGSGYIELGELEKALTDESGDTDTAVLNDIMREVDTDKDGRISYEEFVAMMKTGTDWRKASRQYSRERFKSLSINLMKDGSLQLHDDISGQAEVV, encoded by the exons ATGGGGAACTGCAACGCGTGCGTGAGAGTTGATGACGTGGCGGACTCAAACCGCGGCAAAAACAAGAATAATAAGAAAACCAAACCGAACCCGTACGCGGAGGAGGAGATACGCTCCGGCGTTCCAATCCGCGTCCTGAAGGACGTAACGTCACGGAGCCTCATCGGCGACAAGTACGTGATAGGCCGGGAGCTAGGTCGCGGTGAGTTCGGGATAACGTACCTCTGCACGGACCGCGAGACGAAGCAGGAACTCGCGTGCAAGTCGATCTCGAAGCGGAAGCTGAGGACCGCGATCGACGTGGAGGACGTGCGGCGCGAGGTGGCGATCATGTCCACCTTACCGGAGCACGCTAACGTGGTGAAGCTGAAGGCGACTTACGAGGACGAAGAGAACGTTCATCTCGTTATGGAGCTTTGCGCCGGCGGAGAACTCTTTGATCGGATCGTCGCGCGGGGGCACTACAGCGAGCGTGCGGCGGCGTACGTGGCGAGGACTATTGCTGAGGTTGTTAGAATGTGTCACGCCAATGGAGTTATGCATCGTGACCTTAAGCCAGAGAATTTTCTGTTTGCGAATAAGAAGGAGAATTCTGTTCTCAAGGCTATTGACTTTGGACTCTCCGTGTTTTTCAAGCCAG GGGAGAGATTTTCGGAGATTGTGGGGAGTCCTTATTACATGGCGCCGGAGGTATTGAAGAGGAATTATGGGCCAGAGGTGGATGTGTGGAGTGCTGGGGTgattctttatattttgttgTGTGGTGTTCCTCCGTTTTGGTCAG AGGACGAACGAGGGGTGGCTTTGGCGATATTGAGGGGAGTGATCGACTTCAAGAGAGAACCGTGGCCTCAGATTTCGGATAGTGCTAAGAGTCTTGTGCGCCAGATGTTGGAGCCTGATCCTAAGAAGCGCTTGACGGCTGAACAGGTGCTTG AGCATTCCTGGTTACAAAATGCAAAGAAAGCTTCAAATGTTCCATTAGGAGATATTGTGAGGACAAGGCTTAAGCAATTCTCTGTGATGAATAGATTTAAAAAGAGAGCGCTTCGG GTAATTGCAGAGCATTTGTCTGTTGAAGAGGTAGAAATAATCAAAGACATGTTTACATTAATGGACACCGACAAAGATGGCAAAGTAACATATGAGGAACTGAAGGTTGGGTTACGGAAGGTTGGTTCACAATTGGCTGAGCCAGAGATAAAGATGCTGATGGAAGTG GCTGATGTTGATGGGAATGGAGTACTTGACTATGGAGAGTTTGTAGCCGTGACAATTCACTTGCAAAGAATGGAGAATGATGAGCATTTCCGCAAAGCATTCATGTATTTTGACAAAGATGGGAGTGGGTATATCGAGTTAGGGGAGCTAGAGAAAGCATTAACAGATGAGTCGGGAGATACTGATACTGCTGTATTGAATGACATCATGCGTGAAGTAGACACTGACAAG GATGGTCGCATCAGTTATGAAGAGTTTGTGGCCATGATGAAAACTGGAACTGACTGGAGAAAAGCATCAAGGCAGTATTCAAGGGAGAGATTCAAGAGCTTGAGCATAAATTTGATGAAGGATGGCTCACTTCAGCTTCATGACGATATTAGTGGTCAAGCTGAAGTGGTTTGA